Proteins encoded together in one Candidatus Oleimmundimicrobium sp. window:
- a CDS encoding restriction endonuclease, whose product MARKNESILDILVLLPWWVSVALSGISYLVLKYFIPSIEFQQKGSADITYILFKGFAGAAPSLAPIIALVLLIPAPISAINSWRKRKLLDKQESIETVRNLKWREFEELVGEAYRRQGYVVCENSGAGPDGGIDLTLKKSGEVILVQCKQWRNIKVGVNKVRELYGVQISQNANKSILMTSGFFTQEAKNFAANKSIDLVEGSQLLGLIKSVQSQFKATSFTPTSLVTCPKCGSEMILRTAYKGSNIGQKFWGCSKFPNCRAIKPYKD is encoded by the coding sequence ATGGCAAGAAAGAATGAATCAATTCTCGACATCCTCGTCCTTCTTCCCTGGTGGGTCAGTGTGGCATTATCTGGCATTTCATATCTGGTTCTGAAATACTTCATTCCCTCAATAGAATTCCAGCAAAAGGGGTCAGCAGACATAACATATATACTTTTCAAAGGGTTTGCTGGCGCCGCGCCCTCACTTGCGCCGATAATTGCACTAGTTTTATTAATTCCTGCTCCAATTTCGGCTATTAATTCTTGGCGTAAACGTAAACTCTTAGATAAACAGGAATCTATTGAGACTGTTCGTAATCTAAAATGGAGGGAATTTGAAGAATTGGTTGGAGAGGCTTATCGCCGACAAGGCTACGTTGTATGTGAAAATTCTGGGGCGGGTCCCGATGGAGGCATTGATTTGACATTGAAAAAGAGCGGCGAAGTGATTCTTGTTCAATGCAAGCAGTGGAGAAATATTAAAGTCGGAGTTAATAAAGTACGAGAGTTATATGGCGTTCAGATTTCTCAAAATGCAAATAAATCAATTTTAATGACTTCTGGTTTTTTTACTCAGGAAGCAAAGAATTTCGCTGCCAACAAGTCCATCGATTTAGTAGAGGGCTCTCAACTATTGGGACTTATTAAGAGTGTTCAGTCTCAGTTCAAAGCAACGTCTTTTACTCCAACTTCACTTGTTACTTGTCCGAAATGTGGTAGTGAAATGATACTGAGAACCGCATATAAAGGTTCAAATATTGGTCAAAAATTCTGGGGTTGCTCTAAGTTTCCTAATTGTCGTGCAATAAAACCATATAAGGATTAA